In Falco naumanni isolate bFalNau1 chromosome 16, bFalNau1.pat, whole genome shotgun sequence, a single window of DNA contains:
- the BSX gene encoding brain-specific homeobox protein homolog, protein MNLNFTSAVPPGSAPRPTSFFIEDILLHKPKPLREVPPEHFPGSLASRVPFLDYGYPLMPTPTLLAPHPHPALHKPEHHHHHPYFLTASGVPVPALFPAAAHAELPGKHCRRRKARTVFSDSQLSGLEKRFEIQRYLSTPERVELATALSLSETQVKTWFQNRRMKHKKQLRKTQEEPKAPGGAEGREQSSPEPELPEPAGGDPRKGPPGPFLLQDPEDEVDILEEGDLCAGPHRL, encoded by the exons ATGAACCTGAACTTCACCTCGGCCGTGCCCCCCGGCTCCGCGCCCCGGCCCACCTCCTTCTTCATCGAGGACATCCTGCTGCACAAGCCCAAGCCCTTGCGGGAGGTGCCCCCCGAGCACTTCCCCGGCTCCTTGGCCTCCCGCGTCCCCTTCTTGGACTATGGGTACCCCCTGATGCCGACCCCCACCCTGCTGGCGCCCCACCCgcaccctgccctgcacaaGCCGGagcatcaccaccaccacccctacTTCCTCACCGCCTCGG GGGTGCCGGTGCCCGCCCTGTTCCCGGCCGCGGCGCACGCCGAGCTGCCCGGGAAGCACTGCCGCCGCCGCAAGGCCCGCACCGTCTTCTCCGACTCGCAGCTCTCCGGCCTGGAGAAGCGCTTTGAGATCCAGCGGTACCTCTCCACGCCCGAGCGGGTGGAGCTGGCCACGGCCCTCAGCCTCTCCGAGACACAG GTGAAAACCTGGTTCCAGAACCGGCGGATGAAGCACAAAAAGCAGCTGCGGAAGACGCAGGAGGAGCCCAAGGCGCCGGGCGGGGCGGAGGGCCGGGAGCAGAGCTCCCCCGAGCCCGAGCTGCCCGAGCCAGCCGGCGGCGACCCCCGCAagggcccccccggccccttcctgctgcaggaCCCCGAGGACGAGGTGGACATCCTGGAGGAGGGGGACCTCTGCGCCGGGCCCCACCGCCTCTAG